A single Aspergillus chevalieri M1 DNA, chromosome 3, nearly complete sequence DNA region contains:
- the CDC20 gene encoding WD40 repeat domain-containing protein (COG:D;~EggNog:ENOG410PIDR;~InterPro:IPR024977,IPR036322,IPR015943,IPR019775, IPR001680,IPR033010,IPR017986;~PFAM:PF12894,PF00400;~go_function: GO:0005515 - protein binding [Evidence IEA];~go_function: GO:0010997 - anaphase-promoting complex binding [Evidence IEA];~go_function: GO:0097027 - ubiquitin-protein transferase activator activity [Evidence IEA];~go_process: GO:1904668 - positive regulation of ubiquitin protein ligase activity [Evidence IEA]) produces the protein MATPTVSTPVKSHRGIFASKTAGGRMPLTPSPRPRTESITSNHSSPFTPSRDPSDFSKDDKKSVYGGNLTQYFTKSVSTRASRSYRESPKSNIARIRKSPKHLELGVSEWTLTGTGPSSSQSPSAKERTRKDLPTRKEVSTRTRSGKTTVRVPHNAGDRFIPNRTASEGLATAGTAKPEESQRPKTSGNGKEGSSVLASAASAFDIGGRGSSDEELTAALDNLGLEDNETSTSSYTRPAPDAVAYESSLADACGVNLNTRILAFKPPPPESSKPIDLRAQYNRPLKPSKSQSAQFRRRIQTAPERVLDAPGLLDDYYLNLLDWSSGNQVAIGLERNVYVWSADSGSVDCLLETSPDTYVSSVKWSGDGAYVGVGLGTGEVQIWDVEEGTKLRSMYGHDSRVGVMGWSKHTLSTGARSGLVYNHDVRIAQHKVAELVSHTSEVCGLEWRSDGAQLATGGNDNLVNIWDARSLSAPKFTKTNHRAAVKALSWCPWQLNLLATGGGSYDRHIHFWNTTTGARTNSIDTGSQVTSLRWSNHYREIVSSSGFPDNSLSIWSYPTLVRNIEIPAHETRVLHSSLSPDGQLLATAAADESLKFWKVFERKAGTSASASREGGVGSKAKMNKSMTIR, from the coding sequence ATGGCTACGCCAACGGTATCAACGCCAGTGAAGTCTCATCGAGGCATCTTTGCCTCAAAGACGGCTGGAGGTCGTATGCCTCTCACTCCGTCTCCTCGTCCTAGAACTGAGAGCATTACGTCAAACCACTCGTCCCCGTTCACCCCTTCCCGTGACCCATCGGATTTCAGCAAAGATGATAAGAAGTCCGTCTACGGAGGAAACCTCACACAATACTTCACCAAGTCGGTCTCGACAAGGGCTTCTCGGAGCTACCGCGAATCGCCCAAGTCCAACATCGCCCGTATCCGCAAGTCGCCGAAGCACCTGGAGTTGGGTGTTTCGGAGTGGACCTTGACCGGCACCGGCCCTTCATCCTCGCAGTCTCCTTCGGCCAAAGAGCGTACACGCAAAGATCTCCCCACACGGAAAGAAGTCTCGACCCGCACACGATCTGGCAAGACCACGGTTCGCGTTCCGCACAATGCTGGTGACCGATTCATTCCCAACCGCACCGCAAGCGAAGGGCTTGCAACGGCCGGTACTGCCAAGCCGGAGGAAAGCCAGCGTCCAAAGACCAGTGGAAATGGCAAGGAAGGCTCTTCTGTGCTTGCCAGCGCAGCTAGTGCTTTTGATATTGGTGGTCGTGGAAGCAGCGACGAGGAACTCACAGCGGCCCTTGACAACCTGGGCCTGGAAGATAACGAGACCTCCACTTCCTCGTACACACGACCAGCACCGGATGCGGTTGCGTACGAATCATCACTGGCCGATGCATGTGGCGTGAACCTGAACACCAGAATCCTGGCCTTCAAGCCTCCTCCGCCCGAGTCGTCCAAGCCCATTGACCTTCGGGCTCAGTACAACCGTCCTCTCAAGCCTAGCAAGTCCCAGTCCGCCCAGTTCCGCCGGAGAATCCAGACGGCTCCCGAGCGTGTTCTCGACGCACCCGGTCTGCTCGACGACTACTATCTCAATCTCCTTGACTGGAGCTCTGGAAACCAGGTGGCTATTGGTCTCGAGCGCAACGTCTACGTGTGGTCTGCCGACAGCGGGTCCGTCGACTGCCTCCTAGAGACCTCTCCTGATACGTACGTGAGCAGTGTCAAATGGAGTGGTGATGGTGCTTATGTGGGTGTTGGTCTGGGCACGGGTGAGGTTCAGATTTGGGACGTTGAGGAGGGGACCAAGCTTCGAAGCATGTACGGCCACGACTCTCGTGTCGGCGTCATGGGCTGGTCCAAACACACTCTCTCTACTGGTGCACGCAGCGGTCTTGTCTACAACCACGACGTCCGTATCGCCCAGCACAAGGTGGCAGAGCTCGTTTCCCACACATCAGAAGTCTGCGGCTTGGAGTGGCGCTCTGACGGTGCACAGCTTGCGACGGGAGGTAACGACAACTTAGTCAACATCTGGGATGCCCGGTCTCTCAGCGCCCCCAAGTTCACCAAGACCAACCACCGTGCTGCTGTCAAGGCTCTCAGCTGGTGCCCCTGGCAACTGAACCTGTTGGCCACCGGAGGTGGTTCGTATGACCGTCACATCCACTTCTGGAACACTACCACCGGTGCCCGTACCAACAGCATCGACACCGGCTCGCAAGTGACCAGTCTGCGGTGGAGCAACCACTACCGGGAGATTGTCAGCTCGAGTGGATTCCCGGACAACTCGCTGAGCATCTGGAGCTACCCGACACTGGTCCGCAACATTGAAATCCCTGCGCACGAGACCCGTGTCTTGCACAGCTCACTGAGTCCGGATGGTCAGCTCCTGGCTACCGCTGCTGCAGATGAGAGCTTGAAGTTCTGGAAGGTGTTTGAGCGTAAGGCTGGCACTAGTGCTTCGGCATCTCGCGAAGGAGGTGTCGGTAGCAAGGCGAAGATGAACAAGTCGATGACCATTCGTTAG
- the SFP1 gene encoding zinc-coordinating transcription factor SFP1 (COG:K;~EggNog:ENOG410PI5F;~InterPro:IPR036236,IPR013087), with protein sequence MLGSSGSQSPPPLHHSPSVGDHDRASTRDSTPVTTPLGFGVPSSHRPDREKDYLDPFWSRKPVDSGHHRSYFDSQIPSSSHLDADQDFPLFLSPPTSNNTMTGPAAPIDIATRQTSVSPPGQQASNLTSALQKANNGERTGSISHSSGVGLSVFKAPPPRKDSFNTAAGQWGNGTKPISVTGSNRDKQRRESLAGSLVGGMSWGGVSVGSWIRDDILMTGTSPFTGFQSPSFHSSSYLPKLEANFMRDFSCCGVTLPTLHDLLQHYEEAHATKSPHQGHRPSQGESRAALAAAAIAHQQSQQNNGQNRGLQPDKIMDMQRKLSHTQPSHHHPDLDTIDDMELDEPMGDSDSPSNLFSPPPQNGDQSGFGNSNRPQLNLSMLPGNQGFKSSQPGTPVSSARPLSLQNNPTVSSVNTPTLMANPLQNAQFRSTPDSSAPGTPAEIDESVVGGFGDLTMHGGGTNSQGQGQSQFSRFGSSNDMVDLCIDEPAKRLFSPSGGFNSPNAHFKLSGAQYGPNSDIARRIREQQLLAGVPDTTALLPNEEPKPFRCPVIGCEKAYKNQNGLKYHKAHGHNNQQLHDNADGTFSIVNPETSAPYPGSLGMEKEKPYRCEVCGKRYKNLNGLKYHKSHSPPCNPEFQLMACRSLNFGGGVMQGQNINVAGAGLPGIGEEGLL encoded by the exons ATGCTCGGGTCCTCAGGATCGCAAAGCCCTCCTCCCCTTCATCACTCTCCATCCGTTGGTGATCACGATCGTGCTTCAACCAGAGACTCGACTCCCGTCACCACTCCGCTTGGCTTTGGAGTTCCATCTTCCCACCGACCGGATAGGGAAAAGGACTATTTGGATCCATTTTGGTCTCGAAAACCCGTTGATTCCGGACACCATCGATCATACTTTGACTCCCAGATTCCCTCCTCGTCGCACCTTGACGCAGACCAAGATTTTCCCCTGTTTCTTTCGCCTCCTACGTCGAACAACACCATGACCGGTCCAGCTGCACCTATTGACATTGCCACCCGTCAGACCTCCGTCTCTCCCCCCGGGCAGCAGGCATCGAATTTGACTTCCGCTCTGCAGAAAGCGAATAACGGTGAGCGCACGGGCAGCATATCTCACTCCAGCGGTGTTGGTCTCAGCGTCTTCAAAGCCCCGCCACCGCGCAAAGATTCTTTCAACACGGCAGCGGGTCAATGGGGAAATGGAACCAAGCCAATCTCCGTTACCGGGTCTAATCGCGACAAGCAACGTCGGGAGTCACTGGCTGGGAGTTTAGTGGGTGGTATGAGCTGGGGTGGTGTGTCTGTTGGGAGCTGGATTCGTGATGA CATCCTTATGACCGGCACTTCTCCCTTTACGGGTTTCCAGTCGCCCTCATTTCACTCTTCTTCCTATCTGCCGAAATTGGAGGCTAATTTCATGCGTGACTTTTCATGCTGCGGCGTGACTCTCCCGACACTCCATGATTTGTTGCAACATTATGAAGAAGCTCATGCCACGAAGTCGCCACACCAGGGCCACCGTCCTAGTCAAGGCGAAAGCCGGGCTGCATTGGCGGCAGCCGCAATCGCTCACCAACAAAGCCAGCAGAACAATGGCCAGAACCGTGGTCTGCAGCCCGACAAGATTATGGATATGCAGCGCAAGTTGAGCCACACTCAACCATCTCACCACCACCCCGACCTGGATACCATCGATGACATGGAGTTGGATGAACCTATGGGCGATAGCGATTCGCCATCGAATCTATTTTCTCCCCCACCACAAAATGGCGACCAGAGTGGATTTGGAAATTCCAACAGACCGCAGCTCAATTTGTCTATGCTTCCGGGCAACCAAGGCTTCAAGAGCTCCCAGCCGGGTACACCGGTTAGCTCAGCGCGTCCTCTTTCGCTGCAGAATAACCCCACGGTGTCTTCCGTCAACACACCAACTCTGATGGCGAACCCTTTACAGAACGCACAATTTCGAAGCACTCCCGATTCATCTGCTCCGGGTACACCAGCCGAGATTGATGAGAGCGTAGTCGGTGGGTTTGGTGATTTGACGATGCATGGCGGCGGCACCaacagccagggccagggtCAGTCGCAGTTCTCGCGATTTGGATCCAGCAATGACATGGTGGACCTCTGTATCGATGAACCAGCGAAGCGGTTGTTCAGTCCCAGTGGCGGCTTCAACTCTCCCAACGCGCATTTCAAACTCAGCGGAGCACAGTACGGTCCTAACAGTGACATTGCGCGCCGAATTCGGGAGCAACAGTTGCTAGCCGGCGTGCCGGACACCactgctcttcttccgaACGAAGAGCCCAAACCATTCCGATGCCCCGTCATTGGCTGCGAAAAGGCGTACAAGAACCAGAATGGCCTTAAATACCACAAAGCT CATGgtcacaacaaccaacagTTACACGACAACGCGGACGGTACATTCTCGATCGTTAACCCTGAGACATCGGCACCTTACCCCGGATCGCTCGGcatggagaaagagaagcCCTACCGGTGTGAAGTGTGTGGCAAGCGGTATAAGAACTTGAACGGCCTCAAATATCACAAGTCGCATTCACCACCGTGCAACCCCGAGTTTCAGCTCATGGCCTGTCGCAGTCTCAACTTTGGCGGAGGCGTCATGCAGGGACAGAATATTAACGTGGCTGGGGCTGGCCTCCCTGGCATTGGTGAGGAGGGTCTTCTATAA
- a CDS encoding transcription initiation factor IIA large subunit (BUSCO:EOG092651HW;~COG:K;~EggNog:ENOG410QDKB;~InterPro:IPR004855,IPR009088;~PFAM:PF03153;~go_component: GO:0005672 - transcription factor TFIIA complex [Evidence IEA];~go_process: GO:0006367 - transcription initiation from RNA polymerase II promoter [Evidence IEA]) produces MSNQLVGTVFDLVIQEVCDSSQVDFEESGVDQQTLLDLRQSWQKKLSSLGVAHFPWDPTPQAAPAQSQNQILPPTATVPSNAPRPNPPPQTQQQQQQQQQQQQHVPHSTPQSVSGTVPPLQAPTPVGAPNTMNQQPYIKTEPGLNGQTGYPPMNNMMAANPNPQSARERAATLMQQRFGAAAANSVSQLQAQSQTQPPPLTMPGQPRPQNPQPQQQQQQQYQVSNGQASQIKQEPGYPPMSQPFLGNAQTDGAGDALSDWKAEVARRREAAQREPGQNDRVLREHLKHRMLDMEGGGLLVPLEERQRKPSSSSTRKLASDLAAPDAEPSSSTSIAQAPRVQAQFDGPGGDDEGAEDDEDAINSDLDDPEDHEADENEAEDAVGQVMLCTYDKVQRVKNKWKCTLKDGILTTGGKEYVFRKGQGEFEW; encoded by the exons ATGTCGAACCAGCTGGTG GGCACGGTGTTCGATCTCGTGATTCAGGAAGTCTGTGATTCCTCTCAGGTTGATTTCGAAGAGAGTGGCGTGGACCAGCAGACGTTGTTAGACCTGCGACAG AGCTGGCAGAAAAAACTCTCATCGCTCGGTGTCGCCCATTTTCCTTGGGATCCGACACCCCAAGCTGCACCGGCCCAATCTCAGAACCAGATCCTTCCTCCTACCGCGACCGTGCCGTCGAATGCTCCCAGACCTAACCCTCCTCCTCagacccaacaacaacagcagcagcagcaacagcaacagcaacatgTTCCTCACTCAACACCACAATCCGTCTCCGGCACAGTGCCCCCGCTTCAGGCACCCACGCCCGTTGGAGCACCCAACACAATGAACCAACAACCATATATCAAGACTGAGCCCGGTTTGAATGGTCAGACAGGGTACCCACCGATGAATAACATGATGGCAGCAAACCCCAACCCTCAATCTGCCCGTGAGCGTGCTGCCACCTTGATGCAGCAACGATTTGGGGCTGCTGCCGCCAACTCCGTCAGCCAGCTTCAAGCCCAGTCACAGACACAGCCGCCACCGTTGACTATGCCGGGACAGCCACGTCCACAAAATCCTCAgccacagcaacaacaacagcagcagtaCCAGGTGTCCAACGGCCAGGCCTCCCAGATCAAACAGGAACCCGGCTACCCGCCCATGAGCCAGCCATTCCTGGGCAATGCCCAAACTGATGGCGCTGGCGATGCATTGTCAGACTGGAAAGCGGAGGTTGCTCGACGGCGGGAAGCTGCCCAGCGTGAGCCGGGACAGAATGACAGAGTCCTCCGTGAGCACTTGAAACACCGCATGCTCGACATGGAGGGTGGTGGTCTTCTCGTTCCGTTGGAGGAGCGTCAACGAAAgccatcatcgtcatcgacACGCAAACTTGCTTCTGATCTGGCTGCTCCGGACGCAGAGCCATCCTCGTCGACTTCGATTGCGCAAGCACCCCGAGTACAAGCACAATTCGATGGCCCTGGCGGTGATGACGAAGGAGctgaagacgacgaagacgctATCAACTCTGACCTCGATGATCCTGAAGACCACGAGGCTGATGAGAACGAAGCTGAAGACGCCGTTGGTCAGGTCATGCTCTGTACCTATGACAAGGTGCAGCGGGTGAAGAACAAGTGGAAATGTACCTTGAAGGACGGTATTCTGACCACTGGCGGTAAAGA ATACGTCTTCCGTAAGGGCCAAGGCGAGTTTGAATGGTAG